In one Lycium barbarum isolate Lr01 chromosome 7, ASM1917538v2, whole genome shotgun sequence genomic region, the following are encoded:
- the LOC132601640 gene encoding secreted RxLR effector protein 161-like, which produces MKMMKNLLGAEVPYLSAIGALRYLANNSRPDIAFSVSLLARFSSSPTRRHWNGIKHIFRYLRGTIDMGLFYSNEFNSQLIGYANAGYLSDPHKARSQTGYLFTCGGTAISWHSTKQTMVATSSNHAKIIAIHEASRECVWLRSITQHIQETCGLPLERNIPTTLYEDNATCIAQLRRGYIKGDRTKHISPKFCFTHDLQKKGEIDVQQVRSSDNLADLFTKALPTSIFEKLIYKIGMRRLRDIK; this is translated from the coding sequence ATGAAAATGATGAAGAACTTGTTGGGGGCTGAAGTGCCATATCTCAGTGCAATTGGGGCATTAAGGTATCTTGCCAATAATTCTCGGCCAGATATAGCATTCTCTGTAAGCTTATTAGCAAGATTTAGTTCTTCCCCAACAAGAAGACACTGGAATGGTATTAAGCATATATTCAGATACCTCCGAGGGACCATTGATATGGGACTATTTTATTCAAATGAATTCAATTCACAACTAATTGGTTATGCAAATGCAGGGTATTtgtctgatccacataaagctcgatcccAGACAGGTTATTTATTTACATGTGGAGGTACAGCTATATCATGGCATTCAACAAAACAAACTAtggttgctacttcttcaaatcatgcaaAGATAATAGCCATTCATGAAGCAAGTCGAGAATGCGTTTGGTTGAGATCAATAACTCAACATATTCAGGAAACATGTGGCCTTCCTTTGGAGAGGaatattccaacaacattatacGAAGATAATGCTACATGCATAGCTCAACTAAGAAGAGGTTACATTAAAGGAGACAGAACAAAACATATTTCACCAAAATTCTGTTTTACTCATGATCTTCAAAAGAAGGGTGAAATAGATGTTCAACAAGTTCGCTCAAGTGATAACTTAGCAGATCTGTTCACCAAGGCATTACCAACCTCAATATTTGAGAAGCTAAtatacaagattggaatgcgtcgTCTTCGAGACATTAAGTGA